One Cucurbita pepo subsp. pepo cultivar mu-cu-16 chromosome LG09, ASM280686v2, whole genome shotgun sequence DNA window includes the following coding sequences:
- the LOC111802594 gene encoding uncharacterized protein LOC111802594 produces the protein MPNRPNFSETLHHRNMGEESYGWSPTGAPLDVQRQDHWRHFDNSVDAVSFGFVATAILVSMFLLMAIFERFLRPTPSAFSHDGGRRSHLDPEAQMGFAAKLGHPSPKMTVYSYGVSVLMPGDHIPTYIAHPAPVPSPPERIPWPQLQQNTISYATTSSHFTETSSSL, from the exons ATGCCGAATCGCCCAAACTTCTCTGAAACTCTTCACCATCGCAATATGGGTGAGGAAAGCTATGGATGGTCCCCAACTGGGGCTCCTCTCGACGTCCAGAGACAGGACCACTGGAGGCACTTCGACAACTCCGTTGATGCTGTCTCTTTTGGTTTTGTTGCTACCGCCATTCTCGTCTCAATGTTCCTGCTTATGGCTATCTTTGAAAGGTTTTTGCGACCCACTCCCTCAGCTTTCTCTCACGACGGTGGCCGGAGGAGCCACCTTGACCCTGAGGCCCAGATGGGTTTTGCTGCAAAGCTTGGCCACCCCTCGCCCAAA ATGACTGTGTATTCCTATGGAGTTTCAGTACTAATGCCTGGAGATCATATTCCAACCTACATTGCTCACCCGGCTCCCGTCCCGTCTCCCCCGGAACGAATTCCATGGCCACAGCTACAACAAAACACCATATCCTACGCCACCACCAGCTCCCATTTCACTGAAACTTCAAGCTCCTTATAA
- the LOC111802557 gene encoding uncharacterized protein LOC111802557 yields MGCCVSSSRSSNSSSPPHHSGSGSSYPKPTAIGNRAPPPLEEESVKEVLSETPKPKSSFGERKTGESFSGRINGGIPIHPTEEISEVSDVCSFSETLSTTTVTEKVDDYEEIRQRISRSPAKLPKSRPNSDDWVLGRDRQVGKSPTRKSNQSPGRINGGTVKLVQSRDMAQGLSRRSLRPEPRLHNSTENSYRRSRSPATTRIDSVASRTAAGRSPSVRRSGMSPGREATGGRDYSRKETGQAQPAQNETIEGKWPTTNESLDNPLVSLECFIFL; encoded by the coding sequence atgggtTGTTGTGTCAGTTCTTCTAGGTCTTCTAATTCATCCTCTCCGCCGCACCATTCTGGATCTGGCTCTTCCTATCCCAAACCCACCGCCATTGGAAACAGAGCTCCTCCGCCGCTGGAAGAAGAGTCTGTCAAGGAAGTTCTCTCCGAAACCCCCAAACCCAAATCGTCTTTTGGGGAGAGGAAAACTGGGGAATCCTTCTCTGGGAGGATCAATGGCGGAATACCCATTCACCCGACTGAAGAAATTTCTGAGGTTTCTGACGTTTGCAGCTTTAGCGAAACGCTGTCTACTACGACTGTAACAGAGAAGGTGGATGATTACGAAGAGATTCGTCAGAGGATTTCCAGATCTCCGGCGAAATTGCCCAAAAGCCGGCCTAACTCCGATGATTGGGTTCTTGGAAGGGATAGACAAGTGGGGAAATCGCCAACGAGAAAATCCAATCAGTCGCCAGGCCGGATTAACGGCGGAACTGTGAAGTTGGTGCAGAGCAGAGACATGGCGCAAGGACTTTCCCGGCGGAGTTTAAGGCCGGAGCCACGCCTGCATAACAGTACTGAGAATTCATATCGGCGGTCGAGATCCCCTGCCACCACCCGGATCGACAGCGTAGCCTCGAGAACAGCGGCAGGACGGAGCCCTTCTGTCCGAAGATCCGGAATGTCGCCCGGACGGGAAGCAACCGGCGGAAGAGATTATTCCCGGAAAGAAACAGGGCAGGCTCAGCCTGCACAAAACGAAACGATTGAGGGAAAATGGCCAACAACAAACGAATCCCTCGATAACCCACTTGTTTCATTGGAATGCTTCATCTTCCTCTGA